AATTCCCTACCTGGCGCACGGTGCTGGTAAAGGAAGTGCCGGTAGCCGCAATGTCTACCATCACTTCGGTTCCTTTTTCAATGCTTCCCAGGTAAGATTCGGGTACTGCGGCGGTAATGTACATGTCAGACAAATTTATGAGCCTGAAAAGCCTGCTCTGCCCGGGGCTCACTACTTCTCCCTGTTCTGTAAAAATCTCATCTATCACGCCGCTAAAAGGGGCCCTAACCACTGTTTTTGCCAGTTGCGAACGCATCTGGTTCACCGAATTTTGCAGGGCCTCATAATTGGTTTTTGCTTCCAGGTACTGTATCTCGCTGCCTATATTTTGTTCCCACAATCTTTGCTGCCTTTCAAAAGTGGTTTTGGCGAGGGCTGCCTGGGCTTCCATTTGTGCCAGCTGACTCGACAAGCCGCCTTCGTCAATTCTTGCCAGAATTTGCCCTTTTTGAACCCTGTCGCCTTCCTCTACCCTAATATTCTGAAGAATTCCCGAATATTCAGGATAAATAATGATATTCTGGCGGGTTTCCACGTCCCCGGGCAGTTCAACATAGTGTTTGAAGAGAGAATCGGAGATCTTTTTAGTGCTTACCAGGGCATAAGCCTTATTTTCGGCCAGTTTTTCGATGGCTGCATCCAATTTTGCGATTTGCGAGGAGAGCTCACTTTGCCGGGCACTTAAATCGGCTTTTTTGGCCCTTATCTCAC
This Salinimicrobium tongyeongense DNA region includes the following protein-coding sequences:
- a CDS encoding efflux RND transporter periplasmic adaptor subunit, yielding MKKINLIPVILLLLVSCGKSDSVEGIIENGDLSEIRAKKADLSARQSELSSQIAKLDAAIEKLAENKAYALVSTKKISDSLFKHYVELPGDVETRQNIIIYPEYSGILQNIRVEEGDRVQKGQILARIDEGGLSSQLAQMEAQAALAKTTFERQQRLWEQNIGSEIQYLEAKTNYEALQNSVNQMRSQLAKTVVRAPFSGVIDEIFTEQGEVVSPGQSRLFRLINLSDMYITAAVPESYLGSIEKGTEVMVDIAATGTSFTSTVRQVGNFVNPDNRTFEIQVAVPPSQEQVKPNLIATVRINDYTSENAIIVPENLIQKNSAGENVAFVVEKETDSTGVAQKRVLKTGMAYDNSVEVLSGLQAGDLLITSGARGIQEGEEVEIANPNALN